From one Perca flavescens isolate YP-PL-M2 chromosome 19, PFLA_1.0, whole genome shotgun sequence genomic stretch:
- the slc3a2a gene encoding solute carrier family 3 member 2a, giving the protein MNKDTEIDMKEVELNVLDPEKEPMTGDGQTAGGEKNGSVKLKVPEDEVTFTGLSKEELMRVAGTPGWVRTRWVLLVLFWLGWVGMLAGAIVIIVQAPRCKPIPEMNWWNEGSLYQISDLDSFSEGLEGVEAKLDEINKLKVKGLVLGPLHNVQADQPDTLNLKDFNPTLGTEKALVAVMEKAHKKGISVVLDLTPNYLGAAPWFSTGDVNDVLEKVKDAAEYWLNLDVDGIKLPALPVATSSVEWSMLQAAVHGNHTKKKLLMGVVEGISAAAVSQLANTTGVDLVLSDLLSNSRGGVARIQAMDTLHSQQRNVAWGFGAAQKDQLSKLATTPGLIRLYQLLLLTMPGTPVFTYGDEIGLQAVGSASPKMVWDIEKEPAEGSANETAEAERKERVAVKKWFKSLSDLRVKERSLLYGDYYPLFSSASSLSFLRLWDQSDRYITAVNWGAAAETLSLKLAPTEGVELPEKATVRLSTDPEQLEVDSTVSLDQVTLEPGQGVLLQFPYTG; this is encoded by the exons ATGAATAAGGACACGGAGATCGACATGAAGGAAGTGGAGCTCAATGTGCTGGACCCTGAGAAGGAGCCCATGACGGGCGATGGCCAGACTGCAGGCGGAGAGAAAAATGGCAGCGTCAAGCTAAAGGTTCCGGAGGACGAGGTGACATTCACCGGTCTGTCCAAAGAGGAGCTGATGAGGGTTGCTGGCACTCCAGG ATGGGTGCGAACCCGTTGGGTGCTTCTTGTCCTGTTTTGGTTGGGCTGGGTAGGCATGCTGGCCGGAGCCATAGTGATCATAGTCCAGGCCCCTCGCTGTAAACCCATCCCTGAGATGAACTGGTGGAACGAAGGATCTCTGTACCAAATCTCTGACCTGGATTCTTTCTCTGAGGGACTGGAAG GTGTTGAGGCAAAATTGGACGAAATCAACAAGTTAAAGGTGAAAGGCCTGGTTCTCGGCCCGCTCCACAACGTCCAGGCCGACCAACCGGACACCCTGAATCTTAAAGATTTCAACCCGACCCTGGGAACTGAGAAAGCCTTGGTGGCTGTGATGGAAAAAGCCCACAAGAAGG GCATTTCTGTGGTGCTTGACCTGACTCCAAACTACCTGGGAGCCGCTCCCTGGTTCAGCACTGGGGATGTGAATGATGTGTTAGAGAAAGTCAAG GATGCAGCAGAGTACTGGCTGAACTTGGATGTCGATGGCATCAAGCTACCTGCCCTCCCTGTAGCCACCAGCTCTGTTGAGTGGTCAATGCTGCAGGCTGCCGTCCATGGCAaccacaccaaaaaaaa gttGCTGATGGGTGTGGTTGAAGGGATTTCGGCTGCAGCGGTGTCTCAGCTCGCCAATACCACAGGTGTAGATCTGGTCCTGTCTGACCTGCTCAGCAACAGCAGGGGAG GTGTGGCGCGCATCCAGGCCATGGACACCCTTCACTCTCAGCAGAGAAATGTGGCCTGGGGTTTCGGTGCGGCCCAAAAGGACCAGCTGTCGAAGCTAGCAACGACTCCGGGCCTGATCCGCCTCTACCAGCTCCTGCTGTTAACCATGCCTGGAACCCCAGTCTTTACCTACGGAGATGAGATCGGCCTTCAGGCAGTC GGTTCAGCATCTCCTAAGATGGTTTGGGACATAGAGAAGGAGCCTGCTGAAGGTTCTGCTAATGAGACGGCCGAG GCTGAGCGGAAGGAGCGCGTTGCTGTAAAGAAGTGGTTCAAATCCCTCAGCGATCTGCGAGTCAAAGAGCGCTCTCTCCTCTACGGCGACTACtaccctctcttctcctccgcCTCCTCGCTCTCTTTCCTCCGTCTGTGGGACCAGAGCGATAGATACATAACGGCCGTCAACTGGGGAGCAGCAGCTGAGACGCTCTCACTCAAACTGGCACCTACAG AAGGAGTGGAGTTGCCAGAGAAAGCCACGGTAAGGCTGTCGACTGACCCAGAGCAGCTGGAGGTTGACTCCACCGTCAGCCTGGACCAAGTCACCCTAGAACCCGGACAAGGCGTCCTGCTGCAGTTCCCCTACACAGGCTAA